One Gammaproteobacteria bacterium genomic window, TTTATCTCTAAAATTCCATGCGAATGATATTTCATTATTCAATAAAACATCTTCATTGTTTAAAACTTGAAAACTCTTGTCGGCCTGAGTGACTTTGGTTTTAATCCAATCTGAAGTGTTGTCTTTTCTCGTGAAAGAACCTATAGGGTTATATTGTACTTGTTTTTCAAGAGAGGATTCTGTTGTGTCATTAACTAATATTATTGAGCTATTTTCAGCATAAGCAGCACCATTGCCCAGCAATGCAAGAGCAGATAGAGTGCATATTTTGAAAAAGGTTCTGTTCATATCTAAATGTTAATAATTACAACAAGTTACAATAAGTATTTAATCTTTAACTATATGTTTCTTTGCGATACTACCAATTATACACATAAAAATCAACTAAAACGTGAATTGGTTCAAGTAATTTAACATTTGTTAAAAATCGTTATTTTTCATCACTTTGCTTCATAACTTTTCCTAAATCTAATATTTCTTGTTTTTGCTCTTTAGTGATTGGATAGATTTCATCAATGGTACATTTAAAATGCGGATTATTTGGTACAATGATGCTGTCAAATTTACTGTTGAGTTTTGTGCTGAAAGACTGATTCAAGGCAATGTTATGGGTAATGTCTAAATCATTACAGTAACTTGCCAGTGTCAATAAATAGGATTTTTTATGGTTGCTATCAATAATAAGATGTTTGTTATCTAATTCAGCCCAACCCATAAATTTAAAAGTGTTAATACTTTTAACCGATTGTAAATTATTATTGCTGATATATTCTGCATAAGGCATATAGCTTTTATTTCCTTTGTTTTGCGTATTTGCGCATGCAGAAATAAAAACTACTATAAAGCTTATCAATGAAATTGTTAGAATTTTCTGACTTGTTGTGTTCATCTTGATTCTCGCTATTTGATTTAAATTGATCTGTAATATGTTACTTTTTCATCGATGTTAGGGCGGGTTCGATCTTTAGGAATACACTCCGGAGTTCCAATGTGAAAGAATCCAGCTATGGATTCATGAGCTTTTAACCCTAACTGATTCTTTGCTTCCTTATCAAATGCGCACCAGTTGGTCACCCACTGACTACCAAATCCCAAGGCGGAGCTTGCAATGTTAATATGTTGACAAACCGCACCACATGATAAAAGTTGCTCAAAAACCGGAGTTCTGTGTTCGACCGGTGAAAATACCACCACAATCACCAATGGTGCATGTGAGTAACGCATTTTCTCAGCCTGAATTTGTTCTTCTGTTAAATCACATTGCTTTTGGCGGATAGCACAGAAGGTTTCTCCAAGTTTCTTGCGCTCTTCGTCTTTGACAATTATAAACCTCCAAGGTTCCAGTTTTCTGTGATCGGGGACGCGACAGGCAATTTCAAGAAT contains:
- a CDS encoding DUF6491 family protein, whose protein sequence is MNTTSQKILTISLISFIVVFISACANTQNKGNKSYMPYAEYISNNNLQSVKSINTFKFMGWAELDNKHLIIDSNHKKSYLLTLASYCNDLDITHNIALNQSFSTKLNSKFDSIIVPNNPHFKCTIDEIYPITKEQKQEILDLGKVMKQSDEK
- a CDS encoding nitroreductase, producing MNTSTNQNISALELLLNRRSVLSRNLTKPGPSDEQLNTILEIACRVPDHRKLEPWRFIIVKDEERKKLGETFCAIRQKQCDLTEEQIQAEKMRYSHAPLVIVVVFSPVEHRTPVFEQLLSCGAVCQHINIASSALGFGSQWVTNWCAFDKEAKNQLGLKAHESIAGFFHIGTPECIPKDRTRPNIDEKVTYYRSI